The Urbifossiella limnaea genome has a window encoding:
- a CDS encoding serine/threonine-protein kinase, producing the protein MSARCPHCGAGLAPKDLKPGRYAPKCLKCQTAFVLHVQWATYPDAAAMAVAQDPPLVPVKATDPTTTGAFTEPEAVSPAARQPSKSVVVGGAMPSPGATGDFTEPDGPREMSPPAGVAERTGEFTDSPETGGATGEFTEADAPAARGVPDRTDALATGDFTAAPGGTDNVDFSVGPKPVLTPKVKPKLIAAKSGDASEVLGDADAPARLGGYEVLRVLGRGGMGAVLLGRQISLDRKVALKVMHPKVAQNPSFVARFTREAYAAAQLTHHNVVQVYDIGEDRGRHFFSMEFVNGQSLGERLKEEGKLSPEAAVGLILQAARGLRYGHKQGMVHRDIKPDNLMVNDEGVVKVADLGLVKLSSGDVPSQAGSPAGDDDDDGITQLTHAGAVMGTPAYMAPEQGKDSGTVDQRADVYSLGCTLYVLLTGKPPFEGKTALEIITKHQTQAVVPPEVVVKRVPKALSAILLKMMAKKPADRYASMDEVVAALEGFLGVERGGTFNPKESQADELEKFCCQYNVRGKGKLKAVAALAFAAACGLGVVGAGLAGMPGLAGGILGLLVMTPLAYFVTHGVLCGNVVFTRARVLVFGMGFTDWLMVVGGGLLFLATLYLFGLLWSWIAFAVAAAALAAGLWYAADRAAATAQKEPLDDARSLLRSLRLQGLDEEALRQFVCKYAGPNWEPFYEGLFGYEAKLAARAYRKGDTGEPWTKQGTWREPVVQALDARLEARRLARERKHLQRIEAKALEAEGVSKAEAKAKAAELAEGMVEQAAEATQARKEGKEVSVREMVAAAKERRRPNPGKNIAGKPLRSMGPKYFLNAVLGQRTRFVLGAAVFAAGLLWMSQNGLLSKDNNVLQKLTAFDFAGAGTALDKAAGKPLQLVGLPAELVKPLSGYPAPVTGFLLMMTGVVCFGWRPSAAALPGAALALLGPSLLHGAGVELPISPEAVCLAAGAVLIAVGGWLLRS; encoded by the coding sequence ATGTCCGCCAGGTGCCCCCACTGCGGGGCCGGGCTCGCGCCCAAAGACTTGAAGCCCGGCCGCTATGCCCCCAAGTGCCTGAAGTGTCAGACGGCGTTCGTCCTCCACGTCCAGTGGGCGACGTACCCCGACGCCGCCGCGATGGCCGTCGCCCAGGACCCGCCGCTCGTACCCGTTAAGGCGACCGACCCCACCACCACCGGCGCGTTCACCGAGCCGGAAGCCGTGAGCCCGGCGGCCCGCCAACCCTCGAAGTCGGTCGTCGTCGGTGGCGCGATGCCGAGCCCGGGTGCGACCGGCGACTTCACCGAGCCCGACGGCCCCCGCGAGATGTCACCGCCCGCCGGCGTGGCGGAGCGCACCGGCGAATTCACCGACTCGCCCGAAACCGGCGGCGCGACCGGCGAGTTCACGGAGGCCGACGCCCCGGCAGCGCGCGGCGTTCCCGACCGGACCGACGCCCTGGCCACCGGCGACTTCACGGCCGCGCCCGGGGGTACGGACAACGTCGACTTCAGCGTCGGCCCGAAGCCGGTGCTGACGCCGAAGGTGAAGCCGAAGCTGATCGCGGCCAAGTCCGGAGACGCCAGCGAGGTCCTCGGTGACGCCGACGCGCCGGCCCGCCTCGGCGGCTACGAGGTGCTGCGGGTACTCGGCAGGGGCGGGATGGGAGCCGTGCTCCTGGGCCGGCAGATCTCGCTCGACCGCAAGGTGGCGCTCAAAGTGATGCACCCGAAAGTGGCGCAGAACCCCAGCTTTGTGGCCCGGTTCACCCGCGAGGCGTACGCCGCGGCCCAGCTGACGCACCACAACGTCGTGCAGGTCTACGACATCGGCGAGGACCGTGGGCGGCACTTCTTCAGCATGGAGTTCGTCAACGGCCAGTCGCTCGGCGAGCGGCTCAAGGAGGAGGGGAAACTCTCGCCGGAGGCCGCGGTCGGCCTAATCCTGCAGGCGGCGCGCGGGCTGCGGTACGGGCACAAGCAGGGGATGGTCCACCGCGACATCAAGCCCGACAACCTGATGGTGAACGACGAGGGCGTCGTGAAGGTGGCCGACCTGGGCCTCGTAAAGCTGAGCAGCGGCGACGTTCCGTCACAGGCCGGGTCGCCGGCCGGCGACGACGACGACGACGGCATCACCCAACTCACCCACGCCGGCGCCGTGATGGGTACCCCGGCGTACATGGCGCCGGAGCAGGGGAAGGACAGCGGCACCGTGGACCAGCGGGCCGACGTGTACTCGCTCGGCTGTACCCTCTACGTGCTGCTCACCGGCAAGCCTCCGTTCGAGGGCAAGACGGCGCTCGAGATCATCACCAAGCACCAGACGCAGGCAGTGGTCCCGCCCGAGGTGGTGGTGAAGCGCGTGCCGAAGGCGCTGAGCGCGATCCTGCTGAAGATGATGGCGAAGAAGCCGGCGGACCGCTACGCCTCGATGGACGAGGTGGTCGCCGCTCTGGAAGGCTTCCTCGGCGTCGAGCGAGGCGGCACGTTTAATCCGAAGGAGTCCCAGGCCGACGAACTGGAGAAGTTCTGCTGCCAGTACAACGTCCGCGGCAAGGGGAAGCTCAAGGCCGTCGCCGCACTGGCGTTCGCGGCGGCGTGCGGCCTCGGCGTCGTCGGCGCGGGCCTGGCCGGGATGCCGGGGCTCGCAGGCGGCATCCTCGGGTTGCTGGTGATGACGCCGCTGGCGTACTTCGTCACGCACGGGGTACTGTGCGGCAACGTCGTGTTCACCCGCGCCCGGGTGCTCGTGTTCGGCATGGGCTTCACCGACTGGCTGATGGTGGTCGGCGGCGGGCTGCTGTTCCTGGCGACGCTCTACCTGTTCGGCCTGTTGTGGAGCTGGATCGCCTTCGCGGTCGCGGCGGCGGCGCTGGCGGCGGGGCTGTGGTACGCCGCCGACCGGGCGGCCGCGACGGCCCAGAAGGAGCCGCTGGACGACGCCCGCAGCCTGTTACGGTCGCTGCGGCTGCAGGGGCTCGACGAGGAGGCGCTGCGGCAGTTCGTGTGCAAGTACGCCGGGCCGAACTGGGAGCCGTTTTACGAGGGGTTGTTCGGGTACGAGGCGAAGTTGGCCGCGCGGGCGTACCGCAAGGGCGACACCGGCGAGCCGTGGACGAAGCAGGGCACCTGGCGCGAGCCGGTGGTACAGGCGCTCGACGCCCGGCTCGAAGCCCGGCGGCTGGCGCGGGAGCGGAAGCACTTGCAGCGGATCGAGGCGAAGGCCCTGGAGGCCGAGGGCGTGAGCAAGGCCGAGGCGAAGGCCAAGGCGGCGGAGCTGGCCGAGGGGATGGTGGAGCAGGCGGCCGAGGCGACGCAGGCCCGCAAGGAAGGGAAGGAGGTCAGCGTCCGCGAGATGGTCGCCGCCGCGAAGGAGCGCCGCCGGCCGAACCCGGGCAAGAACATCGCCGGCAAGCCCCTCCGGAGTATGGGGCCGAAGTACTTCCTCAACGCGGTGCTGGGCCAGCGGACGCGGTTCGTGCTGGGCGCCGCGGTGTTCGCCGCCGGCCTGCTGTGGATGAGCCAGAACGGCCTGCTGAGCAAGGACAACAACGTCCTGCAGAAGCTGACGGCGTTCGACTTCGCGGGGGCCGGCACGGCGCTGGACAAGGCGGCCGGGAAGCCGCTGCAGTTGGTCGGGTTGCCGGCCGAGCTGGTGAAGCCGCTGAGCGGCTACCCGGCGCCCGTGACTGGGTTCCTGTTGATGATGACGGGGGTCGTTTGCTTCGGCTGGCGGCCGAGCGCGGCGGCGCTACCGGGCGCGGCGCTGGCACTGCTCGGGCCGTCGCTGCTACACGGCGCGGGCGTCGAACTGCCGATCAGCCCGGAGGCGGTGTGTCTGGCCGCGGGGGCGGTACTGATCGCCGTCGGCGGGTGGTTGCTGCGGAGTTAG
- a CDS encoding SPFH domain-containing protein: MDDRELRLGSGWMGLAWVLALLGGIIGLIALAAKWREPLLIWVIVPLGLMWLVSLFGFVVNGPNQARVVQLFGTYVGTIREVGFFYGNPFYWRTRVSLRVRTFETGVQRTEEKKDASGNVTAAATQRRQPLKVNDADGTPIEIAAVVVWKVTNAAGAVFNVDSYEGYVETQADAALRALASRYYYDAPAEASHSLRGHIEEVALQLKQDIQARMAPAGVEMIEARISYLAYAPEIAAAMLQRQQAGAIVAARAQIVAGAVGIVQHALEQLEQSKVVELDGERRAAMVSNLLVVLCGHSTPQPVLNTGTLYT; encoded by the coding sequence GTGGACGACCGCGAACTTCGGCTGGGGTCGGGATGGATGGGGCTGGCCTGGGTGCTCGCGCTGCTGGGCGGCATCATCGGGCTGATCGCGCTGGCGGCCAAGTGGCGGGAGCCGCTGCTGATCTGGGTCATCGTGCCGCTGGGTTTGATGTGGCTCGTGAGCCTGTTCGGGTTCGTCGTGAACGGGCCGAACCAGGCCCGCGTCGTGCAACTGTTCGGCACCTACGTCGGCACCATCCGGGAGGTCGGGTTCTTTTACGGCAACCCGTTCTACTGGCGGACGCGGGTGAGCCTGCGGGTGCGGACGTTCGAGACCGGCGTGCAGCGGACCGAGGAGAAGAAGGACGCCTCCGGGAACGTGACCGCGGCCGCGACGCAGCGGCGGCAGCCGCTGAAGGTGAACGACGCCGACGGTACGCCGATCGAGATCGCCGCGGTGGTGGTGTGGAAGGTGACGAACGCGGCCGGCGCGGTGTTCAACGTGGACAGCTACGAGGGCTACGTCGAGACGCAGGCGGACGCGGCCCTGCGGGCGCTGGCGAGCCGCTACTACTACGACGCCCCGGCGGAGGCGTCGCACTCGCTCCGCGGCCACATCGAGGAGGTGGCGCTGCAGCTGAAGCAGGACATCCAGGCGCGGATGGCCCCGGCCGGGGTGGAGATGATCGAGGCGCGGATCAGCTACCTGGCGTATGCCCCGGAGATCGCGGCCGCGATGTTGCAGCGGCAGCAGGCCGGGGCGATCGTGGCGGCGCGGGCGCAGATCGTGGCCGGGGCCGTCGGTATCGTGCAGCACGCGCTGGAGCAGTTGGAGCAGTCGAAGGTGGTCGAGCTGGACGGCGAGCGGCGGGCGGCGATGGTGAGCAACCTGCTGGTGGTGCTGTGCGGCCACAGCACGCCGCAGCCGGTGCTGAACACCGGCACCCTGTACACCTGA
- a CDS encoding WXG100 family type VII secretion target: MSQAIVDPGELRRFAANLKRFNADLQADSAGLHSQLVALGDSWRDQEHERFKQEFEEVVRTLERFLDLSGEYIPFLLRKAERIEEYLSQR, encoded by the coding sequence ATGTCGCAGGCGATCGTCGACCCCGGCGAACTCCGCCGGTTTGCAGCGAACCTGAAGCGGTTCAACGCCGACCTGCAGGCCGACTCGGCCGGCCTTCACAGCCAGCTCGTCGCCCTCGGCGACTCGTGGCGCGACCAGGAACACGAGCGCTTCAAGCAGGAGTTCGAGGAAGTCGTCCGGACCCTGGAGCGCTTCCTCGACCTGTCCGGCGAGTACATCCCGTTTCTCCTCCGCAAGGCCGAGCGGATCGAGGAATACCTGTCGCAGCGGTAA
- a CDS encoding hsp70 family protein yields MPRYLVGIDLGTTNSAVAYVDSQARNTGGPKLHTFNVAQVVAAGQVQDRPLLPSFLYLPGPHDLAPGAIDLPWKESPGEVVGVFARNHGAKIPGRLVSSAKSWLCHPGVDRTAPLLPWAAPPDVPRLSPLEVSARYLRHVVEAWNAAHHKPDDKLEEQSVVITVPASFDDVARNLTADAAKQAGLKHVTLLEEPQAAFYAWLGTHSAQEAGMLKPGMRCVVVDVGGGTSDFSLIRATEEHGEFGFVRDAVGDHLLLGGDNMDLALAKAVEGKLPGGKLDAAQFGALVQACRAAKEVLLADDPPPTYPVTVVGKGRSVVGGTVSVNVTAADVLAAIADGFFPAVPADAEPARGARVGLQEMGLPYVADPAVTRHLASFLRQQPGESTTVDAILFNGGVFQPKVLQDRVVEVMRPWFEAPGREWKPLILTSPSLDLAVAWGAAYFAWLKHSGGKRIGGGIPRSYYVGVEGAPAEGGKLSVLCVVPRRLQEGEEVRLPQPELELALGEPVLFPLYTSTVRGDDPPGAVLSLPPESLLQLPPLHTVLRGGKRAGSKRVPVTLAAKCTEIGTLELYCVSRDGNRWRLEFNVRDVLREPTAAGEPDDDGPSGVVDVFPEEKVQAAGGAVAATFAESAAPAELPKLLEAALESPRGDWPTGLIRRLWGFLEEHAAGRGRSPQHLGRWYNLVGFCLRPGFGDPVDRYRVEALWKLITAAASAPAGPKKAAVPEGGADYWIMWRRVSGGLNTALQQALFARLRPALLPTKGKAYSKPPANEFAEMWRAAASLERLDSKTKEHLAAALLREVKKSPVPVYAFWSLTRLGARVQLYGPLNTLVHPEVVEGWIDQLLEFEPGNDNERNGWLFALSQLARRSGLRAVDVSDTTRERVLTILRGNFGPKAWREMVEEVTRNDGDEQARLFGESLPIGLRLAGG; encoded by the coding sequence ATGCCCCGCTACCTCGTCGGCATCGACCTCGGCACCACCAACTCGGCCGTCGCCTACGTCGATTCGCAAGCCCGCAACACCGGCGGCCCGAAGCTCCACACGTTCAACGTCGCCCAGGTCGTCGCTGCCGGGCAGGTGCAGGACCGGCCGCTGCTGCCGTCGTTTCTCTACCTGCCGGGGCCGCACGACCTCGCCCCCGGGGCCATTGACCTGCCGTGGAAGGAAAGCCCCGGCGAGGTCGTCGGCGTGTTCGCCCGCAACCATGGAGCGAAGATTCCCGGTCGGCTCGTCAGCAGCGCGAAGTCGTGGCTGTGCCACCCCGGTGTGGATCGCACCGCGCCGCTGCTGCCGTGGGCCGCCCCGCCGGACGTGCCGCGGCTGTCGCCGCTGGAAGTGTCGGCGCGCTACCTCCGGCACGTCGTCGAGGCGTGGAACGCGGCGCACCACAAGCCCGACGACAAGCTCGAGGAACAGTCGGTCGTCATCACCGTCCCGGCGTCGTTCGACGACGTGGCCCGCAACCTGACCGCCGACGCGGCGAAGCAGGCCGGGCTGAAGCACGTCACGCTGCTGGAGGAGCCGCAGGCCGCGTTCTACGCCTGGCTCGGCACGCACTCGGCGCAAGAGGCCGGGATGCTGAAGCCGGGCATGCGCTGCGTCGTCGTGGACGTCGGCGGCGGTACCAGCGACTTCAGCCTGATCCGGGCGACGGAGGAGCACGGCGAGTTCGGCTTCGTCCGCGACGCGGTGGGCGACCACCTGCTGCTCGGCGGCGACAACATGGACCTGGCGCTGGCGAAGGCGGTGGAGGGGAAGCTCCCCGGCGGCAAGCTCGACGCGGCGCAGTTCGGCGCGCTCGTGCAGGCGTGCCGGGCCGCGAAGGAAGTGCTACTCGCGGACGACCCCCCTCCCACGTACCCGGTCACGGTGGTGGGGAAGGGCCGATCCGTTGTCGGCGGCACGGTGTCGGTGAACGTGACGGCGGCGGACGTTCTCGCGGCCATCGCCGACGGCTTCTTCCCCGCGGTGCCGGCCGACGCCGAACCCGCACGCGGCGCCCGCGTCGGCTTGCAGGAGATGGGCCTGCCGTACGTCGCCGACCCGGCGGTGACGCGGCACCTGGCCTCGTTCCTGCGGCAGCAACCCGGGGAAAGCACGACGGTGGACGCCATCCTGTTCAACGGCGGCGTCTTCCAGCCCAAGGTGCTGCAAGACCGCGTCGTCGAGGTGATGCGGCCGTGGTTCGAGGCGCCGGGCCGCGAGTGGAAGCCGCTCATCCTGACCAGCCCGTCACTCGACTTGGCGGTGGCGTGGGGCGCGGCGTACTTCGCGTGGCTGAAGCATTCGGGTGGCAAGCGCATCGGCGGCGGCATCCCGCGCAGCTATTACGTCGGCGTCGAGGGGGCGCCGGCCGAGGGCGGGAAGCTGTCCGTGCTCTGTGTGGTGCCGCGGCGGTTGCAGGAAGGTGAGGAGGTGCGGCTGCCGCAGCCCGAGCTCGAACTGGCGCTCGGCGAGCCGGTGCTGTTCCCGCTGTACACCTCGACCGTGCGCGGCGACGACCCGCCCGGCGCGGTGCTGAGCCTGCCGCCAGAATCGCTGCTGCAACTCCCGCCACTCCACACCGTGCTGCGCGGCGGGAAGCGCGCCGGGTCGAAGCGCGTGCCGGTGACGCTGGCCGCGAAGTGTACCGAGATCGGCACGCTGGAACTGTACTGCGTGTCCCGCGACGGGAACCGCTGGCGGCTCGAATTCAACGTCCGCGACGTCCTCCGCGAGCCGACCGCGGCCGGCGAACCGGACGACGACGGCCCCTCCGGCGTCGTGGACGTGTTCCCCGAGGAGAAGGTGCAGGCGGCGGGCGGCGCGGTCGCGGCGACGTTCGCGGAAAGCGCGGCGCCGGCCGAGCTGCCGAAGCTCCTGGAGGCGGCGCTGGAGTCGCCGCGGGGCGACTGGCCGACCGGCTTGATCCGCCGCCTGTGGGGCTTCCTGGAGGAACACGCCGCCGGCCGCGGGCGGTCGCCGCAGCACCTGGGGCGGTGGTACAACCTCGTCGGCTTCTGCCTCCGCCCGGGGTTCGGCGACCCGGTCGACCGCTACCGCGTCGAGGCGCTGTGGAAGCTCATCACGGCCGCGGCCAGTGCCCCCGCCGGGCCGAAGAAGGCCGCCGTGCCCGAGGGCGGGGCCGACTACTGGATCATGTGGCGGCGCGTCAGCGGCGGGTTGAACACGGCCCTGCAACAGGCACTCTTCGCGCGGCTGCGGCCGGCGCTGTTGCCGACGAAGGGTAAGGCGTACAGCAAGCCGCCGGCGAACGAGTTCGCCGAGATGTGGCGCGCCGCGGCGAGCCTGGAGCGGCTCGATTCCAAGACGAAGGAGCACCTCGCGGCGGCACTGTTGCGCGAAGTGAAGAAGTCGCCGGTGCCGGTGTACGCCTTCTGGAGCCTGACGCGGCTCGGGGCGCGGGTGCAGCTGTACGGCCCGCTCAACACGCTGGTTCACCCCGAGGTCGTGGAGGGGTGGATCGACCAGCTGCTGGAGTTCGAGCCGGGCAACGACAACGAGCGGAACGGCTGGCTGTTCGCGCTGTCCCAACTCGCCCGCCGCAGCGGCCTCCGCGCCGTGGACGTGTCGGACACGACCCGCGAGCGCGTGCTCACGATACTGCGGGGCAACTTCGGCCCGAAGGCATGGCGGGAGATGGTCGAGGAAGTAACCCGCAACGACGGCGACGAGCAGGCCCGGCTGTTCGGCGAGTCGCTGCCGATCGGGTTGCGGCTTGCGGGCGGTTAG
- the dprA gene encoding DNA-processing protein DprA → MPPVPDAVRDHLALALVPGLGPKLTAALLERFGSAAAARQATAAQLRTIPHIGDKTASELAAALRAVDLKRELELIASFGVTPVPLGFPDYPPPLVPLTTAPPLLYVRGAWAEADATAVGIVGSRGCTAYGKKVAADIARGLARAGITVVSGLARGIDGAAHRGALEGGGRTIAVLAGGLASIYPPEHTELADQVAAAGALMTETPMTVAPQPGMFPARNRIISGLSRGVVVVEANVKSGALITVEHALEQGKEVFAVPGPTDSPASAGCLELIRKGARLVRTAADVLDDLNGLAPLEWKPRAAPQPTLFPDPPPAAPTNLDPAQQALWDQLASKRHADELSRDTGLGAGELAKALMQLELKRLVRRLPGNYYERR, encoded by the coding sequence ATGCCGCCCGTACCCGACGCCGTCCGCGACCACCTCGCACTCGCTCTGGTTCCCGGCCTCGGGCCGAAACTCACCGCCGCCCTCCTGGAACGATTCGGCTCCGCAGCCGCGGCCCGGCAGGCCACCGCCGCTCAGCTGCGCACCATCCCTCACATCGGCGACAAGACCGCCTCCGAACTGGCCGCCGCGCTGCGGGCCGTGGACCTGAAGCGCGAGCTGGAGTTGATCGCGTCCTTCGGTGTGACGCCCGTCCCGCTGGGCTTCCCCGACTACCCGCCGCCGCTGGTGCCGCTGACGACCGCGCCGCCGCTGCTGTACGTTCGCGGGGCGTGGGCCGAAGCCGACGCGACCGCTGTCGGCATCGTCGGCTCGCGGGGGTGTACCGCCTACGGCAAGAAGGTTGCCGCGGACATCGCGCGCGGGCTGGCGCGGGCCGGCATCACGGTCGTTTCGGGCCTGGCGCGCGGCATCGACGGCGCGGCCCACCGCGGCGCCCTCGAAGGCGGCGGCCGGACCATCGCGGTACTGGCCGGCGGGCTGGCGAGCATCTACCCGCCGGAGCACACCGAACTCGCGGACCAGGTCGCGGCGGCGGGCGCGCTGATGACGGAAACGCCGATGACGGTGGCCCCGCAGCCGGGGATGTTCCCGGCGCGGAACCGCATCATCAGCGGGCTGAGCCGCGGCGTCGTGGTCGTGGAGGCGAACGTCAAGAGCGGGGCTCTCATCACCGTGGAGCACGCCCTGGAGCAGGGGAAGGAGGTGTTCGCGGTGCCCGGGCCGACCGACAGCCCGGCCAGCGCCGGGTGCCTCGAACTGATCCGCAAGGGCGCCCGGCTCGTTCGCACCGCCGCCGACGTCCTCGACGACCTGAACGGCCTCGCACCGCTGGAATGGAAGCCGCGGGCAGCGCCCCAGCCGACGCTGTTCCCGGACCCGCCGCCGGCCGCGCCGACGAACCTGGATCCGGCGCAGCAGGCGCTGTGGGACCAACTCGCGTCGAAGCGGCACGCCGACGAGCTGAGCCGCGACACCGGGCTCGGCGCGGGCGAGCTGGCGAAGGCGCTGATGCAGCTGGAGTTGAAGCGCCTCGTGCGGCGGCTGCCGGGGAACTACTACGAGCGGCGCTAA